Proteins encoded together in one Streptomyces sp. B1I3 window:
- a CDS encoding dipeptidase, which produces MSSEHHLDRARRLLADHPVVDGHNDLPWALREQVGYDLDARDIATDQTGTLHTDIPRLRAGGVGAQFWSVYVPTRLTGDDAVSATLEQIDVVAELLERHPADLARALTADDMEKARAEGRIASLMGAEGGHSINNSLGTLRALHTLGVRYMTLTHNDNTDWADSATDSPRVGGLSEFGREVVREMNRIGMLVDLSHVAATTMRDALAVSVAPVIFSHSSARAVCDHPRNIPDDVLRMLAANGGVAMATFVPKFVLPAAVEWTLAADRNMREHGLHHLDTTPAAMRIHADFEAARPRPLATVATIADHLDHMREVAGVDHIGIGGDYDGTAFLPQALEDVSGYPNLIAELLGRGWSERDIAKLTWQNAVRVLRDAEAVSRDLSVRLGPSHATIEQLDGPAR; this is translated from the coding sequence ATGAGCAGCGAGCACCACCTGGACCGGGCCCGCCGTCTCCTCGCCGACCACCCCGTCGTCGACGGCCACAACGACCTTCCCTGGGCGCTGCGCGAACAGGTCGGCTACGACCTGGACGCCCGGGACATCGCCACCGACCAGACCGGCACCCTGCACACCGACATCCCGCGGCTGCGGGCCGGCGGCGTCGGCGCGCAGTTCTGGTCCGTCTACGTCCCCACCCGCCTCACGGGTGACGACGCGGTCAGCGCCACGCTGGAACAGATCGACGTGGTCGCCGAACTGCTGGAGCGCCACCCGGCGGACCTGGCACGCGCGCTGACCGCCGACGACATGGAGAAGGCCCGCGCCGAGGGCCGCATCGCGTCCCTGATGGGCGCCGAGGGCGGCCACTCCATCAACAACTCCCTGGGCACCCTGCGCGCCCTGCACACCCTCGGCGTCCGCTACATGACGCTGACGCACAACGACAACACCGACTGGGCGGACTCGGCGACCGACTCCCCGCGCGTCGGCGGCCTGTCGGAGTTCGGCCGCGAGGTCGTACGCGAGATGAACCGCATCGGCATGCTGGTCGACCTCTCCCACGTGGCGGCCACCACCATGCGTGACGCGCTGGCCGTCTCGGTCGCGCCCGTGATCTTCTCGCACTCCTCGGCCCGCGCGGTCTGCGACCACCCGCGCAACATCCCCGACGACGTGCTGCGGATGCTCGCCGCCAACGGCGGCGTGGCCATGGCGACGTTCGTACCGAAGTTCGTCCTCCCCGCTGCCGTCGAGTGGACGCTGGCCGCCGACCGCAACATGCGGGAGCACGGTCTGCACCACCTGGACACCACACCGGCCGCCATGCGGATCCACGCGGACTTCGAGGCGGCCCGTCCCCGCCCCCTGGCCACCGTGGCGACGATCGCCGACCACCTCGACCACATGCGCGAGGTCGCCGGTGTCGACCACATCGGCATCGGCGGCGACTACGACGGCACGGCGTTCCTGCCCCAGGCACTGGAGGACGTCTCCGGCTACCCGAACCTGATCGCGGAGCTGCTCGGCCGCGGCTGGTCGGAACGGGACATCGCCAAGCTGACATGGCAGAACGCGGTACGGGTGCTGCGTGACGCGGAAGCGGTGTCCCGGGACCTGAGCGTGCGGCTGGGTCCGTCCCACGCCACGATCGAGCAGCTGGACGGCCCGGCGCGCTGA
- a CDS encoding STAS domain-containing protein, which produces MDRGTVGSANQGRLQVEVRTEGLSEIVTPVGELDHHTADLLREPLESAVEQGRVRLVVDCSRLEFCDSTGLNVLLGARLKAEAGGGGVHLAGMQPVVARVFEITGAEAVFTVHASLEEALSS; this is translated from the coding sequence ATGGACCGCGGGACGGTCGGCAGTGCGAACCAGGGTCGGCTACAGGTCGAGGTCCGGACCGAAGGGCTGAGCGAAATCGTGACGCCGGTGGGTGAGCTCGATCACCACACGGCCGATCTCCTGCGGGAGCCCCTGGAAAGTGCGGTCGAGCAGGGGCGTGTACGCCTCGTGGTCGACTGCTCGCGCCTCGAATTCTGTGACTCCACCGGGCTCAACGTGCTGCTCGGTGCCCGCCTCAAGGCCGAGGCCGGCGGAGGAGGGGTCCACCTGGCCGGAATGCAGCCGGTCGTGGCTCGCGTTTTCGAGATCACGGGAGCGGAAGCGGTCTTCACCGTGCACGCCTCGCTCGAAGAGGCCCTGAGCTCCTGA
- a CDS encoding ATP-binding protein, translated as MRRRLINSTLAVVLVVIAVFGVSLVIVETRTISNSAQESVDSEALRLISVVESRLLGAERITPDVLAEQVDPNRYARVEIPGRTAIEVGERPTDSVLRSTETGEQGEKVTVEESRSAVTREVGRTLMIIGAVALLAIVSAVLLAVRQANRLTSPLTDLAETAERLGSGDPRPRHKRYGVTELDRVADVLDASAERIARMLTAERRLAADASHQLRTPLTALSMRIEEISVTDDPDTVKEEANIALTQVERLTDVVERLLTNARDPRTGSAVFFDLDEVVKQQIEEWRPAYRSAGRAVVCSGKHGLRAVGTPGAVAQVLAALIENSLMHGGGTVALRTRVTGNQVVIEVTDEGPGVPADLGARIFERTISGRNSTGIGLAVARDLAEADGGRLELLQQQPPVFALFLSRVAPAHEEPERPVR; from the coding sequence ATGCGCCGCCGACTGATCAACTCCACGCTCGCCGTGGTTCTCGTCGTGATCGCCGTCTTCGGCGTCTCCCTCGTCATCGTCGAGACCCGCACCATCAGCAACAGCGCCCAGGAGAGCGTCGACTCCGAGGCGCTGCGGCTGATCAGCGTCGTGGAGAGCCGCCTGCTCGGAGCGGAGCGGATCACCCCCGACGTGCTGGCGGAGCAGGTCGACCCCAACCGGTACGCCCGCGTCGAGATCCCGGGGCGCACCGCCATCGAGGTCGGCGAACGCCCCACGGACAGCGTGCTGCGCAGCACCGAGACGGGGGAGCAGGGGGAGAAGGTCACCGTCGAGGAGTCCCGCTCGGCCGTCACCCGTGAGGTCGGCCGGACGCTGATGATCATCGGTGCGGTGGCCCTGCTCGCGATCGTCTCCGCCGTACTCCTCGCCGTACGCCAGGCCAACCGGCTGACCTCGCCGCTCACCGACCTCGCCGAGACGGCCGAACGTCTCGGCTCCGGCGACCCGCGCCCCCGGCACAAGCGGTACGGGGTGACGGAGCTGGACCGGGTCGCGGATGTCCTGGACGCGTCCGCCGAACGGATCGCCCGGATGCTCACCGCCGAACGGCGCCTTGCCGCGGACGCCTCGCACCAGCTCCGTACACCGCTGACCGCGCTCTCGATGCGGATCGAGGAGATCTCCGTCACCGACGACCCGGACACGGTGAAGGAGGAGGCGAACATCGCGCTCACCCAGGTCGAGCGGCTCACGGACGTCGTGGAGCGGCTCCTGACCAATGCCCGCGACCCGCGTACCGGCTCCGCGGTCTTCTTCGACCTCGACGAGGTCGTCAAGCAGCAGATCGAGGAGTGGCGCCCGGCCTACCGCAGCGCGGGCCGCGCGGTCGTCTGCTCCGGCAAGCACGGGCTGCGGGCCGTGGGCACCCCCGGTGCCGTCGCCCAGGTGCTCGCCGCGCTGATCGAGAACTCGCTGATGCACGGTGGTGGCACGGTCGCCCTGCGCACCCGGGTCACCGGCAACCAGGTCGTCATCGAGGTGACGGACGAGGGCCCCGGTGTCCCGGCCGATCTCGGGGCGCGGATCTTCGAGCGGACCATCAGCGGGCGCAACTCCACCGGGATCGGCCTCGCGGTCGCCCGGGACCTCGCGGAGGCCGACGGCGGCCGGCTGGAACTGCTCCAGCAGCAGCCCCCGGTCTTCGCCCTCTTCCTCAGCCGCGTCGCACCGGCCCACGAGGAACCGGAACGACCGGTGCGCTGA
- a CDS encoding oligopeptide:H+ symporter — MASSLTKDSASTTGAEKTFFGHPRGLATLFMTEMWERFSYYGMRALLPLYLIAPNGLHMNPATATAIYSVYLSLVYLLAMPGGWFGDRVWGPRKTVAIAGGVIMLGHVTLALPSEGTFFAGLGLVAIGSGLLKSNISTMVGHLYDGPDDPRRDGGFTIFYMGINVGAFAAPLAIGTVGENVNWHLGFALAALGMGLGVAQFLLGTRHLDPRSLVVPKPLSADERASTLRKAMIWMGVAAVFYIGTVVTGVYTLNWLLVPITIAGLVIPVMVLTRIKRDKELSDAEQAKMSGYIWFFVAAAIFWMIYDQGGSTLAIFADSSAENSVLGWDFPVSWYQSVNPVLIMALAPVFAAFWMALNRRGKEPSTIVKFSSGLVLVGASFFLFLLPLTIAGDGHKAAAMWLVAIYFVQTVAELTLSPVGLSVTTKMAPAKYASQMMGVWFLAVTAGDCTTGLLSIAGVELNGTGVVALQAALAVLAGAAIFMYRGKVKTLMGNVR, encoded by the coding sequence ATGGCGTCCAGCCTGACGAAGGACTCGGCCAGTACGACTGGTGCGGAGAAGACCTTCTTCGGCCACCCCCGCGGCCTGGCCACTCTCTTCATGACGGAGATGTGGGAGCGCTTCAGCTACTACGGCATGCGCGCGCTTCTCCCGCTCTACCTGATCGCTCCCAACGGGCTTCACATGAATCCCGCCACGGCCACGGCGATCTACTCGGTCTACCTGTCGCTGGTGTACCTGCTCGCCATGCCCGGCGGCTGGTTCGGCGACCGCGTCTGGGGTCCCCGCAAGACCGTCGCCATCGCAGGTGGCGTCATCATGCTCGGCCACGTGACGCTGGCACTTCCCTCCGAGGGCACCTTCTTCGCCGGCCTCGGGCTGGTGGCGATCGGCTCCGGCCTGCTGAAGTCCAACATCTCCACGATGGTCGGCCACCTCTACGACGGCCCGGACGACCCGCGCCGCGACGGTGGCTTCACGATCTTCTACATGGGCATCAACGTGGGTGCCTTCGCCGCACCGCTGGCCATCGGCACCGTCGGCGAGAACGTCAACTGGCACCTGGGCTTCGCCCTCGCGGCGCTCGGCATGGGACTGGGTGTCGCCCAGTTCCTGCTCGGGACCCGCCACCTCGACCCGCGCAGCCTGGTGGTCCCGAAGCCGCTGTCCGCCGACGAGCGCGCGTCCACGCTGCGCAAGGCCATGATCTGGATGGGCGTCGCCGCGGTCTTCTACATCGGCACGGTCGTCACCGGCGTCTACACGCTGAACTGGCTCCTGGTCCCGATCACGATCGCCGGCCTGGTCATCCCCGTGATGGTCCTGACGCGCATCAAGCGCGACAAGGAGCTCAGCGACGCCGAGCAGGCCAAGATGTCCGGCTACATCTGGTTCTTCGTGGCCGCGGCCATCTTCTGGATGATCTACGACCAGGGTGGTTCGACGCTGGCGATCTTCGCCGACTCCTCGGCGGAGAACTCGGTCCTCGGCTGGGACTTCCCGGTCTCCTGGTACCAGTCGGTCAACCCGGTTCTGATCATGGCGCTCGCCCCGGTCTTCGCCGCCTTCTGGATGGCGCTGAACCGGCGCGGCAAGGAGCCGAGCACGATCGTGAAGTTCAGCTCCGGTCTGGTGCTGGTCGGTGCGTCGTTCTTCCTCTTCCTGCTGCCCCTGACGATCGCCGGCGACGGCCACAAGGCCGCCGCGATGTGGCTGGTGGCGATCTACTTCGTGCAGACCGTCGCCGAGCTGACGCTGTCGCCGGTGGGCCTGTCCGTCACGACGAAGATGGCTCCGGCCAAGTACGCGAGCCAGATGATGGGTGTCTGGTTCCTCGCGGTCACCGCCGGTGACTGCACCACCGGACTGCTGTCCATCGCGGGTGTCGAGCTCAACGGCACCGGGGTGGTGGCGCTCCAGGCCGCCTTGGCGGTCCTGGCGGGAGCCGCGATCTTCATGTACCGCGGCAAGGTCAAGACGCTCATGGGCAACGTCCGCTGA
- a CDS encoding 5-(carboxyamino)imidazole ribonucleotide synthase, producing the protein MSEDGCKDLPPAGYPGSVTFPVVGMVGGGQLARMTHEAGIPLGLKFKLLSDTPQDSAAQVVSEVVVGDYRDLETLRAFARGCDVITFDHEHVPTEHLRALEADGIPVRPGPDALVHAQDKGVMRAKLTEIGAPCPRHRIVEDPADAAVFAEEAGGFPVILKTVRGGYDGKGVWVVRSEADAAEPFRAGVPVLAEEKVDFVRELAANIVRSPHGQAVAYPVVESIQVDGVCDTVIAPAPELDERLAGEAQQLALRIAAELGVVGHLAVELFQTRDGRILVNELAMRPHNSGHWTQDGAVTSQFANHVRAVLDLPLGDPRPRATWTVMCNVLGGDYPDMYQAYLHCMARDPQLKIHMYGKDVKPGRKVGHVNTYGDDLADVRERARHAADYLRGTITE; encoded by the coding sequence CTGTCCGAGGACGGGTGCAAGGACCTCCCGCCCGCCGGATATCCTGGAAGCGTGACGTTCCCGGTAGTCGGTATGGTCGGCGGCGGTCAGCTCGCCCGTATGACCCACGAGGCGGGTATCCCCCTCGGGCTGAAGTTCAAGCTGCTCAGTGACACCCCTCAGGATTCGGCCGCCCAGGTGGTGAGCGAAGTCGTCGTGGGCGACTACCGCGACCTGGAGACACTGCGCGCCTTCGCGCGCGGCTGCGACGTGATCACCTTCGATCACGAGCACGTGCCGACCGAGCACCTGCGCGCCCTGGAGGCGGACGGCATCCCCGTCCGCCCCGGCCCCGACGCCCTGGTGCACGCGCAGGACAAGGGGGTGATGCGCGCGAAGCTCACGGAGATCGGCGCGCCCTGCCCCCGCCACCGCATCGTCGAGGACCCGGCCGACGCCGCGGTCTTCGCCGAGGAGGCCGGAGGCTTCCCCGTCATCCTCAAGACGGTCCGCGGCGGCTACGACGGCAAGGGCGTCTGGGTGGTCCGCTCCGAGGCGGACGCCGCCGAGCCCTTCCGGGCCGGTGTCCCGGTCCTGGCCGAGGAGAAGGTCGACTTCGTCAGGGAGCTCGCGGCCAACATCGTGCGCTCGCCGCACGGCCAGGCCGTCGCCTACCCGGTCGTCGAGTCCATCCAGGTCGACGGCGTCTGCGACACGGTCATCGCGCCGGCCCCCGAGCTCGACGAGCGGCTGGCCGGCGAGGCCCAGCAGCTCGCCCTGCGGATCGCCGCGGAGCTCGGCGTGGTCGGCCACCTCGCGGTCGAGCTGTTCCAGACCCGCGACGGCCGCATCCTCGTCAACGAGCTGGCGATGCGCCCCCACAACTCCGGGCACTGGACCCAGGACGGCGCGGTCACCTCGCAGTTCGCCAACCACGTCCGGGCCGTCCTGGACCTGCCGCTCGGCGACCCGCGCCCCCGCGCCACCTGGACGGTCATGTGCAACGTCCTGGGCGGCGACTACCCGGACATGTACCAGGCCTACTTGCACTGCATGGCCCGCGACCCGCAGCTCAAGATCCACATGTACGGCAAGGACGTGAAGCCCGGCCGCAAGGTCGGCCACGTCAACACCTACGGCGACGACCTGGCGGACGTGCGGGAGCGCGCCCGGCACGCGGCCGACTACCTGCGAGGAACGATCACCGAATGA
- the purE gene encoding 5-(carboxyamino)imidazole ribonucleotide mutase gives MTFPGTAPSPVIGIVMGSDSDWPVMEAAAKALDEFEIPYEVDVVSAHRMPREMIAYGEGAAHRGLKAIIAGAGGAAHLPGMLASVTPLPVIGVPVPLKYLDGMDSLLSIVQMPAGVPVATVSVGGARNAGLLAARILATHDAELLARMKDFQQELNDQATEKGKRLRAKVEGADSFGFGK, from the coding sequence ATGACCTTCCCCGGTACCGCCCCCAGCCCCGTCATCGGCATCGTCATGGGCTCGGACTCCGACTGGCCCGTCATGGAGGCGGCCGCCAAGGCCCTCGACGAGTTCGAGATCCCCTACGAGGTCGACGTCGTCTCCGCCCACCGCATGCCGCGCGAGATGATCGCGTACGGCGAGGGGGCGGCACACCGCGGGCTGAAGGCGATCATCGCCGGTGCGGGCGGAGCGGCACACCTGCCGGGCATGCTGGCCTCGGTGACCCCGCTGCCCGTCATCGGCGTCCCGGTGCCGCTGAAGTACCTCGACGGCATGGACAGCCTGCTCTCCATCGTGCAGATGCCCGCCGGGGTCCCCGTCGCCACCGTCTCGGTCGGCGGCGCGCGCAACGCGGGCCTGCTCGCCGCCCGCATCCTCGCGACGCACGACGCCGAGCTGCTGGCACGGATGAAGGACTTCCAGCAGGAGCTCAACGACCAGGCCACGGAGAAGGGCAAACGCCTGCGCGCCAAGGTCGAGGGTGCCGACTCCTTCGGCTTCGGGAAGTAG
- a CDS encoding GtrA family protein, whose protein sequence is MSERGALRTRLDLLAREVAKFGAVGAFGLVVNIAVSNLIWRTTDIPVVRAGLMGTIVAILFNYIGFRYWTYRDRDKTGRARELTLFLLFSAVGAVIETGILYLATYGFGWNSPVQSNAFKILGISVATLFRFWSYRTWVFKALPAKEAVLNAERFLEQRRPADDVARGPVSH, encoded by the coding sequence ATGAGCGAACGGGGCGCACTGCGGACCCGGCTTGATCTGCTGGCCCGGGAGGTCGCCAAGTTCGGCGCGGTCGGCGCATTCGGGCTGGTCGTGAACATCGCCGTCTCCAACCTGATCTGGCGCACCACGGACATTCCGGTGGTGCGGGCCGGGCTGATGGGGACGATCGTCGCCATCCTGTTCAACTACATCGGTTTCCGCTACTGGACCTACCGGGACCGCGACAAGACCGGCCGGGCGCGCGAACTGACGCTGTTCCTGCTGTTCAGTGCTGTCGGAGCGGTGATCGAGACGGGCATCCTGTACCTCGCGACGTACGGCTTCGGCTGGAACAGCCCGGTGCAGAGCAACGCCTTCAAGATCCTCGGCATCTCCGTCGCGACCCTGTTCCGCTTCTGGTCCTACCGCACCTGGGTGTTCAAGGCACTTCCCGCCAAGGAGGCCGTGCTGAACGCGGAGCGGTTTCTGGAGCAGCGACGACCCGCCGACGACGTAGCGCGTGGCCCTGTGAGCCACTGA
- a CDS encoding UDP-glucose/GDP-mannose dehydrogenase family protein: MALRITVIGTGYLGATHAAAMAELGFEVLGLDVVPEKIAMLSAGKVPMYEPGLEEILRKHVAGIEGSTGRLRFTTSWEEIGAFGDVHFVCVNTPQKHGEYACDMSYVDSAFESLAPRLTRPALVVGKSTVPVGSAARLAARLTELAPAGTDVELAWNPEFLREGFAVNDTLHPDRIVVGVESERAEKVLREVYAGPVGEGSPFVVTDFPTAELVKTSANSFLATKISFINAMAEVCEAADGDVMKLAEALGHDERIGKKFLRAGVGFGGGCLPKDIRAFMARAGELGADQALTFLREVDSINMRRRGHMVELAREAVGGGSFLGTRVAVLGATFKPDSDDVRDSPALNVAGQIHLQGGQVTVFDPKGMDNARRLFPTLGYADTALDAVRGADVVLHLTEWREFRELDAAALGEVAARRTILDGRNALDPLVWREAGWTYRAMGRPKA; this comes from the coding sequence ATGGCCCTCAGGATCACCGTGATCGGTACCGGCTACCTCGGCGCCACCCATGCAGCGGCCATGGCGGAGCTCGGCTTCGAGGTCCTGGGCCTCGACGTGGTGCCGGAGAAGATCGCGATGCTCTCGGCGGGCAAGGTGCCGATGTACGAACCAGGGCTCGAGGAGATCCTGCGCAAGCATGTCGCGGGCATCGAGGGGTCCACCGGGCGGCTGCGGTTCACCACCTCCTGGGAGGAGATCGGCGCCTTCGGTGACGTGCACTTCGTCTGCGTGAACACTCCCCAGAAGCACGGCGAGTACGCCTGCGACATGAGTTACGTGGACAGCGCCTTCGAGTCCCTGGCCCCGCGGCTCACCCGGCCGGCCCTGGTGGTCGGCAAGTCCACCGTGCCGGTGGGCTCCGCCGCCCGCCTCGCGGCTCGGCTGACGGAACTCGCCCCGGCGGGTACGGACGTGGAGCTGGCCTGGAACCCGGAGTTCCTGCGCGAGGGCTTCGCCGTGAACGACACGCTCCACCCCGACCGGATCGTCGTCGGGGTGGAGAGTGAGCGGGCCGAGAAGGTGCTGCGCGAGGTGTACGCGGGGCCGGTCGGCGAGGGCTCACCGTTCGTGGTGACGGACTTCCCGACGGCGGAGCTCGTCAAGACCTCCGCGAACTCGTTCCTGGCGACCAAGATCTCGTTCATCAACGCGATGGCGGAGGTGTGCGAGGCCGCCGACGGCGATGTGATGAAGCTGGCGGAGGCGCTCGGCCACGACGAGCGGATCGGGAAGAAGTTCCTGCGGGCCGGGGTCGGCTTCGGCGGGGGCTGCCTGCCCAAGGACATCCGGGCCTTCATGGCGCGCGCCGGCGAGCTGGGCGCGGACCAGGCGCTGACGTTCCTGCGCGAGGTCGACTCGATCAACATGCGCCGTCGCGGCCACATGGTGGAGCTGGCCCGGGAAGCCGTGGGCGGGGGGTCGTTCCTGGGCACCCGGGTGGCGGTGCTGGGCGCGACCTTCAAGCCGGACTCGGACGACGTACGCGATTCACCGGCCCTCAACGTGGCCGGCCAGATCCACCTGCAGGGCGGACAGGTCACCGTGTTCGACCCGAAGGGCATGGACAACGCGCGGCGGCTGTTCCCGACGCTCGGCTACGCGGACACGGCCCTGGACGCGGTGCGCGGCGCGGATGTGGTCCTGCACCTGACGGAGTGGCGCGAGTTCCGCGAGCTGGACGCCGCCGCGCTGGGCGAGGTGGCCGCGCGGCGCACCATCCTGGACGGACGCAACGCGCTCGACCCACTGGTGTGGCGTGAGGCCGGGTGGACGTACCGGGCGATGGGCCGGCCGAAGGCCTGA
- a CDS encoding ATP-binding protein, with product MSTTRQHPPGGLGREPDGKGAASAVPSDRQWRSLSLRQASGIVPMARDFARQALYDWGWLPADGADRRAAAEDVLLVVSELVTNACLHADGPEELRIARSDKALRVEVVDRGAGQPAPRTPHRAGRPGGHGMFIVQRLCLDWGVTRTPDTPGKTVWAELAAPE from the coding sequence ATGAGCACCACCCGGCAGCATCCGCCGGGCGGCCTCGGCCGCGAGCCGGACGGTAAGGGCGCCGCCTCTGCCGTACCGTCCGACCGGCAGTGGCGCTCGCTCTCGCTGCGGCAGGCCAGCGGCATCGTGCCGATGGCCCGTGACTTCGCCCGGCAGGCTCTGTACGACTGGGGCTGGCTCCCGGCGGACGGTGCCGACCGGCGGGCGGCAGCGGAGGACGTCCTGCTGGTCGTCTCCGAGCTCGTGACGAACGCCTGCCTGCACGCGGACGGACCCGAGGAGCTGCGCATCGCCCGCTCCGACAAGGCGCTCCGGGTCGAGGTCGTCGACCGCGGCGCGGGCCAGCCGGCCCCTCGTACCCCGCACCGGGCGGGACGCCCCGGCGGGCACGGCATGTTCATCGTGCAGCGGCTCTGCCTGGACTGGGGTGTCACGCGTACGCCGGACACGCCGGGCAAGACCGTATGGGCGGAGCTCGCGGCGCCCGAGTAG
- a CDS encoding response regulator transcription factor — MTRVLLAEDDASISEPLARALRREGYEVEVREDGPTALDAGLQGGIDLVVLDLGLPGMDGLEVARRLRADGHAVPILVLTARADEVDTVVGLDAGADDYVTKPFRLAELLARVRALLRRGATEPALQPATHGVRIDVESHRAWMGEEELQLTAKEFDLLRVLVRDAGRVVTRDQLMREVWDTTWWSSTKTLDMHISWLRKKLGDDAANPRYIATVRGVGFRFEKS, encoded by the coding sequence ATGACCCGTGTACTGCTCGCCGAGGACGACGCATCCATCTCGGAGCCACTGGCTCGCGCCCTGCGTCGTGAGGGTTACGAGGTCGAGGTCCGCGAGGACGGTCCGACCGCGCTCGACGCCGGACTCCAGGGCGGCATAGACCTGGTCGTGCTCGACCTGGGGTTGCCCGGGATGGACGGCCTCGAGGTCGCCAGGCGGCTGCGGGCCGACGGCCATGCCGTGCCGATCCTGGTCCTGACCGCCCGGGCCGACGAGGTCGACACCGTGGTCGGCCTCGACGCCGGAGCCGACGACTACGTCACCAAGCCCTTCCGTCTCGCCGAACTGCTCGCCCGGGTCCGGGCCCTGCTGCGCCGCGGCGCCACGGAGCCGGCCCTGCAGCCCGCCACGCACGGCGTCAGGATCGACGTCGAGTCGCACCGCGCCTGGATGGGCGAGGAGGAACTCCAGCTCACCGCCAAGGAGTTCGACCTGCTGAGGGTCCTCGTCCGGGACGCCGGCCGGGTCGTCACCCGGGACCAGCTGATGCGCGAGGTCTGGGACACGACCTGGTGGTCCTCCACCAAGACCCTCGACATGCACATCTCCTGGCTCCGCAAGAAGCTCGGCGACGACGCCGCCAATCCCCGCTACATCGCCACCGTGCGGGGCGTCGGCTTCCGGTTCGAGAAGAGCTGA
- a CDS encoding RNA polymerase sigma factor SigF produces the protein MSPRLDVSRTHIATSACPQGPTDSDFPVAGAVPGPRTGDTTGVTACATTCDGVLSESLGDLPEIPHYAEIGALDARALSKTLFARLEALEEGTHEYAYVRNTLVELNLALVKFAASRFRTRSEPMEDIVQVGTIGLIKAIDRFELSRGVEFPTFAMPTIIGEIKRFFRDTSWSVRVPRRLQELRLDLAKAGDELAQRLDRAPTVDELAERLGISKDEVVEGMAASNAYTASSLDAKSEDDDGEGALADRMGYEDNGLEGIEYVESLKPLIASLPLRDRTILSLRFVDNMTQSEIGEELGISQMHVSRLLSRTLVKLRKGLTVEE, from the coding sequence ATGTCACCCCGGCTCGACGTATCGCGTACCCACATCGCGACGTCGGCATGTCCTCAGGGACCGACCGATTCCGACTTCCCCGTCGCTGGTGCCGTACCCGGCCCACGCACGGGCGACACCACCGGCGTCACCGCCTGTGCCACCACCTGTGACGGCGTCCTGAGCGAGAGCCTCGGCGATCTCCCCGAGATCCCGCACTACGCCGAAATCGGCGCCCTCGACGCAAGGGCGCTGTCGAAGACGCTCTTCGCCCGGCTCGAAGCCCTCGAGGAAGGCACCCACGAGTACGCGTACGTCCGCAACACCCTCGTCGAACTCAACCTCGCGCTGGTCAAGTTCGCCGCCTCCCGGTTCCGCACCCGCAGTGAGCCCATGGAGGACATCGTCCAGGTCGGCACCATCGGCCTGATCAAGGCGATCGACCGCTTCGAGCTCAGCCGGGGCGTCGAGTTCCCGACGTTCGCGATGCCCACCATCATCGGTGAGATCAAGCGCTTCTTCCGCGACACCAGTTGGTCCGTGCGCGTCCCGCGCCGGCTGCAGGAGCTGCGTCTGGACCTCGCCAAGGCGGGCGACGAGCTGGCCCAGCGACTGGACCGCGCACCCACCGTGGACGAGCTGGCCGAGCGCCTCGGCATCAGCAAGGACGAGGTCGTGGAGGGCATGGCCGCGAGCAACGCGTACACCGCGAGCTCGCTGGACGCCAAGTCCGAGGACGACGACGGCGAGGGCGCGCTCGCGGACCGCATGGGCTACGAGGACAACGGCCTCGAAGGCATCGAGTACGTCGAGTCCCTGAAGCCGCTCATCGCCTCGCTGCCGTTGCGCGACCGCACGATCCTCTCGCTGCGGTTCGTCGACAACATGACGCAGTCGGAGATCGGCGAGGAGCTCGGCATCTCGCAGATGCACGTGTCCCGGCTGCTCTCCCGGACGCTCGTCAAGCTCAGGAAGGGCCTGACCGTCGAGGAGTGA